In Sphingomonas sp. M1-B02, the sequence GAGCGATCTGCCGCAGCGGCTCGCCGCCGTCGAAGGCAAGGTCGATACGCTCGACGTCAGTGCGGTCGATCGCGTCGATACGGTGGGCGCCTGGCTGATCCACCGTTTCGCGCGCGACCATGGCTCGACGATCGAGGGCCTGCATCCCGACGAACAGCATCTCCTCGACCAGGTCGCCGCCGCCGATCATCCGATCGAGCTGCCGCGCCGTCCGCCGGATCCCTTCACGCGCGTGCTCGGCGAAGTCGGCGACGCCGTCGTCGTGGCGATGCGGACGATGTACGGTCTGCTCGGCTTCCTGGGCGCAACGCTGATCGCCTTCTGGAACGTCTTCACCCATCCGCGGCGCTTCCGCTTCAACGCGACGGTGCATCGCTTCGAAGTCGTCGGCGTCTCGGCGCTCGGCATCATCGGGCTGATGAGCTTCCTGATCGGCATCGTCATCGCCCAGCAGGGCGCGGTCCAGCTCCGCCAGTTCGGCGCGGAAGTCTATACGATCAACCTGGTCGGGCGGATCACGTTGCGCGAGCTCGGCGTGCTGATGACCGCGATCATGGTCGCCGGCCGCTCGGGCTCGGCCTTCGCCGCGCAGATCGGCACGATGAAGCTGACCGAGGAAGTCGATGCGATGCGCACGATCGGCGTCTCGCCGATGGAGGCCCTGGTGGTGCCGCGCACGCTGGCCGTCGTGCTGATGATGCCGCTGCTCGGTTTCTATGCGTCGCTGCTGTCGATCATCGGCGGCGGATTGCTGTGCTGGATCTCGCTCGGCATCACGCCGATCACCTTCGTCCAGCGGATCCGCGAAGTGGTGCCGATCACCGATCTGTGGGTCGGCATGATAAAGGCGCCGGTCTTCGGGCTGATC encodes:
- a CDS encoding ABC transporter permease, whose product is MNGSADFEQIDTGGSATLRFTGNLSLSCLSDLPQRLAAVEGKVDTLDVSAVDRVDTVGAWLIHRFARDHGSTIEGLHPDEQHLLDQVAAADHPIELPRRPPDPFTRVLGEVGDAVVVAMRTMYGLLGFLGATLIAFWNVFTHPRRFRFNATVHRFEVVGVSALGIIGLMSFLIGIVIAQQGAVQLRQFGAEVYTINLVGRITLRELGVLMTAIMVAGRSGSAFAAQIGTMKLTEEVDAMRTIGVSPMEALVVPRTLAVVLMMPLLGFYASLLSIIGGGLLCWISLGITPITFVQRIREVVPITDLWVGMIKAPVFGLIIAISGCFQGMQVEGDAEQVGARTTTAVVQAIFLVIVLDAFFAVFFSNIGWI